Proteins co-encoded in one Arachis stenosperma cultivar V10309 chromosome 7, arast.V10309.gnm1.PFL2, whole genome shotgun sequence genomic window:
- the LOC130942241 gene encoding probable leucine-rich repeat receptor-like serine/threonine-protein kinase At3g14840 isoform X2 has protein sequence MKMIITSSSKLFFFSSFLALCFMLCPTEAASRLPDTEVEALKQIKKTLGWDLKNIDPCSGGGIISTPIRSTSEIINVSCDCSIANDNFCHIITIILSAQDLQGKLPPELVKLPYLQEINLTRNYLSGTIPREWGTMNLTKIALVANGLSGEIPKELANITTLKTLSLEFNNFYGNLSVLGSLPHLEILDLTSNNFTGELPETFSNLITLKELRLGDNQFSGKIPNFIQKWTGLEDLEIQGSGFTGPIPSEISYLLNLENLRISDLNGPQSKFPPLDNMTNLGVLILRSCNINDTIPNYLGKFTNLKTLDLSYNKLGGEIPKPLTSLSSIKYIYLTGNILTGQVPADWTASVDLSYNNFSNSPQTVTCQTSNMNLFASFAKGNNTGPLSCGQSKEKCPKYYYSFHINCGGDSNVQKGRIIYERDSYEGVAFKKSTVESNWAISTTGGDFMDNVHPYDLILENETKLDIVDDADLYTKARGSPISLTYYGFCLANGNYTVNLHFAEIVFINGTTYKSLGRRIFDVYIQGERVLKDFNIAKEAKGIGKANIQNLSAYVSNNELEIRLYWAGKDSTPKHNHISTRLMAGIVAPTVIVIILIICLLWWKGCLRKKTSLEKELRNLDLQTGLFSLHQIKAATNNFNISNKIGEGGFGPVYKGILPNGTIIAVKQLSSKSKQGNREFINEIAMISALQHPCLVKLYGCCVEGDQLLLIYEYMENNSLAYALFGNKENQLKLNWPTRQKICVGIARGLAFLHEESRLKIVHRDIKATNVLLDKNLNPKISDFGLAKLHEEDATHISTRIAGTYGYMAPEYAMNGYLTDKADVYSFGIVVLELVSGKANTIHRSKEEVLYLLDWAHLLKEKGMLMELVDRRLGSDFNEEEVMVMIQVALLCTNATANLRPSMSSVLSMLEGKTIVPEFVSDQSELMDEMKLEAMRQYYYQKEENKINEANNNVSHNVVEEQWIASSSSDLYPMHIDSSSYYWEQRN, from the exons ATGAAGATGATCATCACTTCTTCCTCtaaacttttcttcttttcatcaTTCCTTGCACTTTGCTTCATGCTATGTCCTACAGAAGCTGCTTCTCGGCTGCCAGACACAGAAG TGGAAGCTCTGaagcaaataaaaaaaacgCTCGGTTGGGACTTGAAGAACATAGATCCATGCAGTGGAGGGGGGATTATTTCAACCCCAATTCGCTCAACATCAGAAATAATTAATGTTTCATGTGATTGCTCCATTGCTAATGACAACTTCTGCCATATCATTACCAT AATTCTGAGTGCACAAGATCTTCAAGGAAAGCTCCCTCCAGAACTTGTCAAGCTGCCATACCTTCAAGAGAT TAACCTTACCCGCAATTACCTTAGCGGTACAATTCCTAGAGAATGGGGTACAATGAACCTTACCAAAAT TGCACTTGTTGCAAACGGACTGAGTGGTGAAATCCCTAAGGAGCTAGCAAACATCACCACTCTCAAAACTTT GTCCTTAGAGTTCAATAATTTCTATGGGAATCTTTCAGTTCTTGGATCTCTTCCACACCTTGAAATACT GGATCTTACCTCTAATAATTTCACTGGAGAACTGCCTGAAACATTTTCAAATCTAATCACATTAAAGGAACT CCGTCTTGGTGATAATCAATTCTCAGGAAAAATACCTAATTTCATACAAAAATGGACAGGACTTGAAGATCT AGAAATACAGGGGAGTGGTTTTACTGGGCCAATTCCATCTGAAATTTCATATTTACTTAACTTAGAAAACTT GAGGATTAGTGACCTGAATGGACCTCAGTCTAAATTCCCACCTCTCGATAATATGACAAACTTGGGAGTATT GATATTAAGGAGTTGCAACATTAATGACACAATCCCTAACTATCTTGgaaaatttacaaatttgaaAACATT AGACCTCAGCTATAACAAATTAGGAGGAGAAATTCCAAAGCCTCTTACATCGCTATCAAGTATAAAGTACAT ATATTTAACTGGAAACATTCTCACCGGACAAGTGCCCGCCGATTGGACTGCATCCGT AGATCTTTCATATAACAACTTCAGCAACTCCCCACAAACAGTGACATGTCAAACGTCAAACAT GAACTTGTTTGCGAGTTTTGCAAAAGGCAACAACAC AGGACCTCTTTCTTGTGGGCAAAGCAAAGAAAAATGCCCAAAAT ACTATTATTCCTTCCATATAAATTGTGGTGGAGATAGTAATGTACAGAAAGGAAGGATAATATATGAGAGGGATTCATATGAGGGAGTAGCATTTAAGAAAAGTACAGTTGAATCAAATTGGGCAATTAGTACAACTGGTGGTGATTTCATGGATAATGTTCATCCGTACGACCTTATCCTAGAAAATGAAACCAAACTTGACATAGTTGATGATGCTGATCTTTATACAAAGGCACGTGGTTCTCCCATTTCTTTGACTTACTATGGCTTTTGCCTGGCAAATGGAAACTACACCGTCAATCTCCACTTTGCAGAGATCGTTTTTATCAATGGCACCACATATAAGAGCCTAGGAAGGCGTATATTTGATGTATACATTCAG GGAGAGCGTGTTCTAAAGGATTTCAATATTGCAAAAGAAGCAAAAGGAATCGGAAAGGCAAATATTCAAAATTTGAGTGCTTACGTGAGCAACAATGAGTTAGAGATCCGGTTATATTGGGCAGGGAAAG ACTCAACACCTAAGCACAATCACATATCTACAAGGCTAATGGCTGGAATTGTTGCTCCAACAGTCATAGTTATCATCCTAATTATTTGTCTACTTTGGTGGAAAGGTTGTCTAAGAAAGAAAACATCATTAGAAAAAG AGCTAAGAAATTTAGATTTACAAACTGGTCTATTTTCCTTGCATCAAATTAAGGCAGCAACAAACAACTTTAATATCTCCAATAAAATTGGTGAAGGAGGCTTTGGCCCTGTTTATAAG GGTATTTTACCAAATGGCACTATAATAGCAGTCAAACAACTTTCATCTAAATCAAAGCAAGGAAACCGTGAGTTCATCAATGAGATAGCAATGATCTCAGCATTACAACACCCTTGTCTTGTTAAACTTTATGGATGCTGTGTTGAGGGAGATCAATTATTGTTGATATATGAATATATGGAAAACAATAGCCTTGCATATGCATTATTCG GGAACAAAGAGAATCAATTAAAATTGAATTGGCCAACGAGACAGAAGATTTGTGTTGGTATTGCTAGAGGTTTGGCTTTTCTCCATGAGGAATCAAGATTGAAAATTGTTCATAGGGATATTAAGGCAACTAATGTGTTGCTCgacaaaaatttaaatccaaaaatatcTGATTTTGGTTTAGCCAAACTCCATGAAGAGGATGCTACTCACATTAGTACTCGAATAGCTGGGACATA TGGATACATGGCACCTGAATATGCAATGAATGGTTATTTGACTGACAAAGCAGATGTTTATAGTTTTGGAATTGTTGTCTTGGAACTTGTTAGTGGAAAGGCTAATACCATTCATCGATCAAAGGAGGAAGTGTTATATCTTCTTGATTGG GCACATTTGTTGAAAGAGAAAGGCATGCTCATGGAGCTAGTTGATCGAAGGTTAGGTTCAGATTTTAATGAAGAGGAAGTAATGGTGATGATCCAAGTAGCTCTGTTATGCACCAATGCGACTGCAAATCTTAGGCCTTCCATGTCTTCAGTTCTAAGCATGCTTGAAGGCAAAACCATTGTTCCAGAATTCGTTTCAGATCAAAGTGAATTAATGGATGAGATGAAGTTAGAGGCAATGCGACAATATTACTATCAAaaggaagaaaataaaataaatgaggcCAACAATAATGTGTCACATAATGTTGTTGAAGAACAATGGATTGCTTCATCTTCGTCTGACCTCTATCCTATGCACATTGATTCTTCATCATATTATTGGGAGCAAAGAAACTAG
- the LOC130942241 gene encoding probable leucine-rich repeat receptor-like serine/threonine-protein kinase At3g14840 isoform X1: MKMIITSSSKLFFFSSFLALCFMLCPTEAASRLPDTEVEALKQIKKTLGWDLKNIDPCSGGGIISTPIRSTSEIINVSCDCSIANDNFCHIITIILSAQDLQGKLPPELVKLPYLQEINLTRNYLSGTIPREWGTMNLTKIALVANGLSGEIPKELANITTLKTLSLEFNNFYGNLSVLGSLPHLEILDLTSNNFTGELPETFSNLITLKELRLGDNQFSGKIPNFIQKWTGLEDLEIQGSGFTGPIPSEISYLLNLENLRISDLNGPQSKFPPLDNMTNLGVLILRSCNINDTIPNYLGKFTNLKTLDLSYNKLGGEIPKPLTSLSSIKYIYLTGNILTGQVPADWTASVDLSYNNFSNSPQTVTCQTSNMNLFASFAKGNNTGPLSCGQSKEKCPKYYYSFHINCGGDSNVQKGRIIYERDSYEGVAFKKSTVESNWAISTTGGDFMDNVHPYDLILENETKLDIVDDADLYTKARGSPISLTYYGFCLANGNYTVNLHFAEIVFINGTTYKSLGRRIFDVYIQGERVLKDFNIAKEAKGIGKANIQNLSAYVSNNELEIRLYWAGKGTTGVPYRSQYGPLISAISVTSDSTPKHNHISTRLMAGIVAPTVIVIILIICLLWWKGCLRKKTSLEKELRNLDLQTGLFSLHQIKAATNNFNISNKIGEGGFGPVYKGILPNGTIIAVKQLSSKSKQGNREFINEIAMISALQHPCLVKLYGCCVEGDQLLLIYEYMENNSLAYALFGNKENQLKLNWPTRQKICVGIARGLAFLHEESRLKIVHRDIKATNVLLDKNLNPKISDFGLAKLHEEDATHISTRIAGTYGYMAPEYAMNGYLTDKADVYSFGIVVLELVSGKANTIHRSKEEVLYLLDWAHLLKEKGMLMELVDRRLGSDFNEEEVMVMIQVALLCTNATANLRPSMSSVLSMLEGKTIVPEFVSDQSELMDEMKLEAMRQYYYQKEENKINEANNNVSHNVVEEQWIASSSSDLYPMHIDSSSYYWEQRN; this comes from the exons ATGAAGATGATCATCACTTCTTCCTCtaaacttttcttcttttcatcaTTCCTTGCACTTTGCTTCATGCTATGTCCTACAGAAGCTGCTTCTCGGCTGCCAGACACAGAAG TGGAAGCTCTGaagcaaataaaaaaaacgCTCGGTTGGGACTTGAAGAACATAGATCCATGCAGTGGAGGGGGGATTATTTCAACCCCAATTCGCTCAACATCAGAAATAATTAATGTTTCATGTGATTGCTCCATTGCTAATGACAACTTCTGCCATATCATTACCAT AATTCTGAGTGCACAAGATCTTCAAGGAAAGCTCCCTCCAGAACTTGTCAAGCTGCCATACCTTCAAGAGAT TAACCTTACCCGCAATTACCTTAGCGGTACAATTCCTAGAGAATGGGGTACAATGAACCTTACCAAAAT TGCACTTGTTGCAAACGGACTGAGTGGTGAAATCCCTAAGGAGCTAGCAAACATCACCACTCTCAAAACTTT GTCCTTAGAGTTCAATAATTTCTATGGGAATCTTTCAGTTCTTGGATCTCTTCCACACCTTGAAATACT GGATCTTACCTCTAATAATTTCACTGGAGAACTGCCTGAAACATTTTCAAATCTAATCACATTAAAGGAACT CCGTCTTGGTGATAATCAATTCTCAGGAAAAATACCTAATTTCATACAAAAATGGACAGGACTTGAAGATCT AGAAATACAGGGGAGTGGTTTTACTGGGCCAATTCCATCTGAAATTTCATATTTACTTAACTTAGAAAACTT GAGGATTAGTGACCTGAATGGACCTCAGTCTAAATTCCCACCTCTCGATAATATGACAAACTTGGGAGTATT GATATTAAGGAGTTGCAACATTAATGACACAATCCCTAACTATCTTGgaaaatttacaaatttgaaAACATT AGACCTCAGCTATAACAAATTAGGAGGAGAAATTCCAAAGCCTCTTACATCGCTATCAAGTATAAAGTACAT ATATTTAACTGGAAACATTCTCACCGGACAAGTGCCCGCCGATTGGACTGCATCCGT AGATCTTTCATATAACAACTTCAGCAACTCCCCACAAACAGTGACATGTCAAACGTCAAACAT GAACTTGTTTGCGAGTTTTGCAAAAGGCAACAACAC AGGACCTCTTTCTTGTGGGCAAAGCAAAGAAAAATGCCCAAAAT ACTATTATTCCTTCCATATAAATTGTGGTGGAGATAGTAATGTACAGAAAGGAAGGATAATATATGAGAGGGATTCATATGAGGGAGTAGCATTTAAGAAAAGTACAGTTGAATCAAATTGGGCAATTAGTACAACTGGTGGTGATTTCATGGATAATGTTCATCCGTACGACCTTATCCTAGAAAATGAAACCAAACTTGACATAGTTGATGATGCTGATCTTTATACAAAGGCACGTGGTTCTCCCATTTCTTTGACTTACTATGGCTTTTGCCTGGCAAATGGAAACTACACCGTCAATCTCCACTTTGCAGAGATCGTTTTTATCAATGGCACCACATATAAGAGCCTAGGAAGGCGTATATTTGATGTATACATTCAG GGAGAGCGTGTTCTAAAGGATTTCAATATTGCAAAAGAAGCAAAAGGAATCGGAAAGGCAAATATTCAAAATTTGAGTGCTTACGTGAGCAACAATGAGTTAGAGATCCGGTTATATTGGGCAGGGAAAGGTACTACTGGTGTTCCATATAGATCACAATATGGCCCTCTTATATCAGCAATTTCTGTCACTTCTG ACTCAACACCTAAGCACAATCACATATCTACAAGGCTAATGGCTGGAATTGTTGCTCCAACAGTCATAGTTATCATCCTAATTATTTGTCTACTTTGGTGGAAAGGTTGTCTAAGAAAGAAAACATCATTAGAAAAAG AGCTAAGAAATTTAGATTTACAAACTGGTCTATTTTCCTTGCATCAAATTAAGGCAGCAACAAACAACTTTAATATCTCCAATAAAATTGGTGAAGGAGGCTTTGGCCCTGTTTATAAG GGTATTTTACCAAATGGCACTATAATAGCAGTCAAACAACTTTCATCTAAATCAAAGCAAGGAAACCGTGAGTTCATCAATGAGATAGCAATGATCTCAGCATTACAACACCCTTGTCTTGTTAAACTTTATGGATGCTGTGTTGAGGGAGATCAATTATTGTTGATATATGAATATATGGAAAACAATAGCCTTGCATATGCATTATTCG GGAACAAAGAGAATCAATTAAAATTGAATTGGCCAACGAGACAGAAGATTTGTGTTGGTATTGCTAGAGGTTTGGCTTTTCTCCATGAGGAATCAAGATTGAAAATTGTTCATAGGGATATTAAGGCAACTAATGTGTTGCTCgacaaaaatttaaatccaaaaatatcTGATTTTGGTTTAGCCAAACTCCATGAAGAGGATGCTACTCACATTAGTACTCGAATAGCTGGGACATA TGGATACATGGCACCTGAATATGCAATGAATGGTTATTTGACTGACAAAGCAGATGTTTATAGTTTTGGAATTGTTGTCTTGGAACTTGTTAGTGGAAAGGCTAATACCATTCATCGATCAAAGGAGGAAGTGTTATATCTTCTTGATTGG GCACATTTGTTGAAAGAGAAAGGCATGCTCATGGAGCTAGTTGATCGAAGGTTAGGTTCAGATTTTAATGAAGAGGAAGTAATGGTGATGATCCAAGTAGCTCTGTTATGCACCAATGCGACTGCAAATCTTAGGCCTTCCATGTCTTCAGTTCTAAGCATGCTTGAAGGCAAAACCATTGTTCCAGAATTCGTTTCAGATCAAAGTGAATTAATGGATGAGATGAAGTTAGAGGCAATGCGACAATATTACTATCAAaaggaagaaaataaaataaatgaggcCAACAATAATGTGTCACATAATGTTGTTGAAGAACAATGGATTGCTTCATCTTCGTCTGACCTCTATCCTATGCACATTGATTCTTCATCATATTATTGGGAGCAAAGAAACTAG
- the LOC130942241 gene encoding probable leucine-rich repeat receptor-like serine/threonine-protein kinase At3g14840 isoform X3: protein MSYRSCFSAARHRRILSAQDLQGKLPPELVKLPYLQEINLTRNYLSGTIPREWGTMNLTKIALVANGLSGEIPKELANITTLKTLSLEFNNFYGNLSVLGSLPHLEILDLTSNNFTGELPETFSNLITLKELRLGDNQFSGKIPNFIQKWTGLEDLEIQGSGFTGPIPSEISYLLNLENLRISDLNGPQSKFPPLDNMTNLGVLILRSCNINDTIPNYLGKFTNLKTLDLSYNKLGGEIPKPLTSLSSIKYIYLTGNILTGQVPADWTASVDLSYNNFSNSPQTVTCQTSNMNLFASFAKGNNTGPLSCGQSKEKCPKYYYSFHINCGGDSNVQKGRIIYERDSYEGVAFKKSTVESNWAISTTGGDFMDNVHPYDLILENETKLDIVDDADLYTKARGSPISLTYYGFCLANGNYTVNLHFAEIVFINGTTYKSLGRRIFDVYIQGERVLKDFNIAKEAKGIGKANIQNLSAYVSNNELEIRLYWAGKGTTGVPYRSQYGPLISAISVTSDSTPKHNHISTRLMAGIVAPTVIVIILIICLLWWKGCLRKKTSLEKELRNLDLQTGLFSLHQIKAATNNFNISNKIGEGGFGPVYKGILPNGTIIAVKQLSSKSKQGNREFINEIAMISALQHPCLVKLYGCCVEGDQLLLIYEYMENNSLAYALFGNKENQLKLNWPTRQKICVGIARGLAFLHEESRLKIVHRDIKATNVLLDKNLNPKISDFGLAKLHEEDATHISTRIAGTYGYMAPEYAMNGYLTDKADVYSFGIVVLELVSGKANTIHRSKEEVLYLLDWAHLLKEKGMLMELVDRRLGSDFNEEEVMVMIQVALLCTNATANLRPSMSSVLSMLEGKTIVPEFVSDQSELMDEMKLEAMRQYYYQKEENKINEANNNVSHNVVEEQWIASSSSDLYPMHIDSSSYYWEQRN, encoded by the exons ATGTCCTACAGAAGCTGCTTCTCGGCTGCCAGACACAGAAG AATTCTGAGTGCACAAGATCTTCAAGGAAAGCTCCCTCCAGAACTTGTCAAGCTGCCATACCTTCAAGAGAT TAACCTTACCCGCAATTACCTTAGCGGTACAATTCCTAGAGAATGGGGTACAATGAACCTTACCAAAAT TGCACTTGTTGCAAACGGACTGAGTGGTGAAATCCCTAAGGAGCTAGCAAACATCACCACTCTCAAAACTTT GTCCTTAGAGTTCAATAATTTCTATGGGAATCTTTCAGTTCTTGGATCTCTTCCACACCTTGAAATACT GGATCTTACCTCTAATAATTTCACTGGAGAACTGCCTGAAACATTTTCAAATCTAATCACATTAAAGGAACT CCGTCTTGGTGATAATCAATTCTCAGGAAAAATACCTAATTTCATACAAAAATGGACAGGACTTGAAGATCT AGAAATACAGGGGAGTGGTTTTACTGGGCCAATTCCATCTGAAATTTCATATTTACTTAACTTAGAAAACTT GAGGATTAGTGACCTGAATGGACCTCAGTCTAAATTCCCACCTCTCGATAATATGACAAACTTGGGAGTATT GATATTAAGGAGTTGCAACATTAATGACACAATCCCTAACTATCTTGgaaaatttacaaatttgaaAACATT AGACCTCAGCTATAACAAATTAGGAGGAGAAATTCCAAAGCCTCTTACATCGCTATCAAGTATAAAGTACAT ATATTTAACTGGAAACATTCTCACCGGACAAGTGCCCGCCGATTGGACTGCATCCGT AGATCTTTCATATAACAACTTCAGCAACTCCCCACAAACAGTGACATGTCAAACGTCAAACAT GAACTTGTTTGCGAGTTTTGCAAAAGGCAACAACAC AGGACCTCTTTCTTGTGGGCAAAGCAAAGAAAAATGCCCAAAAT ACTATTATTCCTTCCATATAAATTGTGGTGGAGATAGTAATGTACAGAAAGGAAGGATAATATATGAGAGGGATTCATATGAGGGAGTAGCATTTAAGAAAAGTACAGTTGAATCAAATTGGGCAATTAGTACAACTGGTGGTGATTTCATGGATAATGTTCATCCGTACGACCTTATCCTAGAAAATGAAACCAAACTTGACATAGTTGATGATGCTGATCTTTATACAAAGGCACGTGGTTCTCCCATTTCTTTGACTTACTATGGCTTTTGCCTGGCAAATGGAAACTACACCGTCAATCTCCACTTTGCAGAGATCGTTTTTATCAATGGCACCACATATAAGAGCCTAGGAAGGCGTATATTTGATGTATACATTCAG GGAGAGCGTGTTCTAAAGGATTTCAATATTGCAAAAGAAGCAAAAGGAATCGGAAAGGCAAATATTCAAAATTTGAGTGCTTACGTGAGCAACAATGAGTTAGAGATCCGGTTATATTGGGCAGGGAAAGGTACTACTGGTGTTCCATATAGATCACAATATGGCCCTCTTATATCAGCAATTTCTGTCACTTCTG ACTCAACACCTAAGCACAATCACATATCTACAAGGCTAATGGCTGGAATTGTTGCTCCAACAGTCATAGTTATCATCCTAATTATTTGTCTACTTTGGTGGAAAGGTTGTCTAAGAAAGAAAACATCATTAGAAAAAG AGCTAAGAAATTTAGATTTACAAACTGGTCTATTTTCCTTGCATCAAATTAAGGCAGCAACAAACAACTTTAATATCTCCAATAAAATTGGTGAAGGAGGCTTTGGCCCTGTTTATAAG GGTATTTTACCAAATGGCACTATAATAGCAGTCAAACAACTTTCATCTAAATCAAAGCAAGGAAACCGTGAGTTCATCAATGAGATAGCAATGATCTCAGCATTACAACACCCTTGTCTTGTTAAACTTTATGGATGCTGTGTTGAGGGAGATCAATTATTGTTGATATATGAATATATGGAAAACAATAGCCTTGCATATGCATTATTCG GGAACAAAGAGAATCAATTAAAATTGAATTGGCCAACGAGACAGAAGATTTGTGTTGGTATTGCTAGAGGTTTGGCTTTTCTCCATGAGGAATCAAGATTGAAAATTGTTCATAGGGATATTAAGGCAACTAATGTGTTGCTCgacaaaaatttaaatccaaaaatatcTGATTTTGGTTTAGCCAAACTCCATGAAGAGGATGCTACTCACATTAGTACTCGAATAGCTGGGACATA TGGATACATGGCACCTGAATATGCAATGAATGGTTATTTGACTGACAAAGCAGATGTTTATAGTTTTGGAATTGTTGTCTTGGAACTTGTTAGTGGAAAGGCTAATACCATTCATCGATCAAAGGAGGAAGTGTTATATCTTCTTGATTGG GCACATTTGTTGAAAGAGAAAGGCATGCTCATGGAGCTAGTTGATCGAAGGTTAGGTTCAGATTTTAATGAAGAGGAAGTAATGGTGATGATCCAAGTAGCTCTGTTATGCACCAATGCGACTGCAAATCTTAGGCCTTCCATGTCTTCAGTTCTAAGCATGCTTGAAGGCAAAACCATTGTTCCAGAATTCGTTTCAGATCAAAGTGAATTAATGGATGAGATGAAGTTAGAGGCAATGCGACAATATTACTATCAAaaggaagaaaataaaataaatgaggcCAACAATAATGTGTCACATAATGTTGTTGAAGAACAATGGATTGCTTCATCTTCGTCTGACCTCTATCCTATGCACATTGATTCTTCATCATATTATTGGGAGCAAAGAAACTAG